A region of the Lycium barbarum isolate Lr01 chromosome 1, ASM1917538v2, whole genome shotgun sequence genome:
ATTTCTAATTTTACGTGCTGAAGCTGAAGCTatctgtttatttttttaattcattcTAGAATTGGATGTTATTTAATTTGTTAACATCTAACTTTTTGTATTACACATTAACATATTACTAATTCTGTAATCGAGAGAGGCGGAAAAAGTAATGCCGTTAACTGTGTTATTAATAGATTGTtagtatttattttttatgttacAATTGATTCTACACTTATTTGTAATCAAAAGAGGCTAATAGTGTAATAATCAGTTATAACAACTAAGGTAACCGAAAGGGACTTAGTGTGTTTAAGTTCAAGCATATATTTCTACTTCTTTAATATTACTACGTTGACGATTAATTTGTATAACCGATAGGAGTACGTTTAGTTGTTGAACTTGATCAGTAATATAATGTATAAATATAATCGTGAGAGGTGTGTATATATTTGTGAGATATAGAAATTGAGGAACAAAAAGAATTTAATTTATAATTGAAATATCAAGTGAAGTCAGGATTCCAATACCTTTTTATCATATTTACGAAAAACAAAAATATTTTGTCTAATTCTCTATTTAAGTACGGATATTAATTAGTTAATTCACCACTCAACTCTTTTTGATTTTTCTCAAAGAGTAATGAAAACAAGAAATGTCCGTAGAATAGATAACCAATCTTTGTGAGTTCAGTATCTTTCTATACTATTATTTGACAGACTGTGAGTTAAAATTTTATACACGCCGATGACTCGTCAGTTGGCAAGCATGTTGACCCTGAGGTGTCTGCTTATCTCCACTTAAAAGGATGTTTAGTTGGTGCCTGGTGGGATGAGATAGATAAAGATATATATAGGATTAGCTATCCCACCTTCTATATGTGATAATTAATCCCATTATTTTAGTGCAATGGTGAGATAAAATAATCTTAGAATTAATTAATATCCATAACCAAACGCAGAATAAAATAATCTCACATTTTATCCTGAGATTATTTTTTTATCCCTCCAACCAAACGACCCATGTTGGATATAAATAATAGTCACACTCTTTCTCTCCGGATTTATGTCCACCTGTGAGCTGGGCAAATCATATGCATGTTATATATTTTGCACTAATAGATagcgtgaaaaaaaaaattacactatcAGTACGATTTAATTTATTATAGCAAGTTATCATTTTATTTTTCTAGCTATCATGTTAGTTTTGACATGAAGAATTACCTATTATTGTAGGTTGTTTTTACCATATGGTGTAAATATTTTATCCACCGCCAATACACATAACTAATCAGGTACTTTATCCGCCGCCAATACACATAACTTATCAGTGCATTTTACAGGTTAATTACCATTTTTACTAGATTATCAATTAATACAAAATCTGCCTGTAATTATCAGATAAGTTATCTAGTTATGTGAACATTATCTATATCGTCgttacaacaacatacctagttgaatcccacaaagtgaggtctggggaggatagagtgtacgcagaccctACTTCTACCTTGGGTAACAATACTAAaacattaaggggtcgtttggttcaagGTATAAGGTGGGTTATCCCAGcgctaatttttataccacgtttggtacaagatataaaataatcccgggataaatttataacttgtaccaaacgtggtataaaaattagcgCTGGGATTACCCaccttataccttcttaacccacttatactgggattattttataccatcttttagatggtataaaataatcccactatatgggataaattagtcccgggattataatcccgggactatttcgactagcaaccaaacgacccctaaggaatggtttggtatgatggataagcaaaaatagtgatGGGATAAAAATTAAGCACCACCTTATTCTTTGTTTGGTTACTAATCATGagataagttatcccaggataaaaAATAGTGCTGGGATAACTTATACCTATCGGAGGGTGGAATAGTTATCCTGAAATAACTTTATCACAGGATAAAACAGTGAAATTGACTAAAATAGCCCTAAGGTTCTCAAAACCCTCTTTCTACTACATAAGGCGGAggatatttttgtaaacaaacaactttttcttaaaaattatgcaatgcatgttacttttaatacaacaaaccaaacaatcaataagaaataatatcAGGATAACTAATACCAACataaataatcccagtataacttATCCCAGCATAATTAATCCCATCATAACTTtgttcaaaccaaacgacccctgacATTAACATTTTACCCTCTAAACATAACTCACAACTGAAAACCAAATACTAATGATAATTGGAACTGATCATGACAACTCAAGGCTTGTGCTCTTCATCTTGGAACTGATCCTCTTCATTCTCATAGTTCACAAAATTGTTATTGTAGTTGCTTAACTCATTGTTAGCATAGAAAtttgcaaattctcttgaattttCATATGGATCCCTTGTGTAACTCATGCTCTGGTGCTGCACCCTGTTACCATTGCCACCATTGTAGTGATAATAGTTAATTTGTTGTTGATTGTTATTGTAGGGATAACTTTTTGTGTTAGTTGGGTTGGTGGTGTAGCCATTGTCCATTAATCTCGATTCACTCAAGTCCTGCAGctgattgttattgttgttgtagtaaTCGCCACTGTCACTATTTAGGGATGGTTCAACGTAATTGATGGCCTAAAACCAAATCATAATTAGAGGTTTTAAACTTATTTCAGGAGATTCATATACTAATAAAACAGAAAGACGGACTTATGATCTATGAATCAATCAAACGAGACAAGGAAAAAGTTACTTTTGGAAAATTGAGTTGAAATTGAAAAATGGAATTGTCAGAAACAGAAACAAGAAATGAATGTAGATACATATATGAGGAAaactaaaaaaatttaaaaggatGTAAATGTACTAATTAATGAGAAGGAGGCCAAATATTTACGTAGTTTATCCACGCACCCGATCAACTTTCAACCAAATCCAAAATGAAAAAGTATAAAATTTGCAACCTTTTATCAATgataaatatataaattatatgttatatataataataGTATTATTGAGGCCTTACTATTTTTTACTTCAATGACTTTACCTTGGAGGCGGCCCTACCACCATTGTGGTATTGATCGTTATAGGTTCTGCTACTGCTATAGTACtgattattgttattgttgttgctgtCGTAGTCGTCATAAGCACTGTCACCTCTGTAGTAGTGGTGGTAAGTGTTGTCACCATGATAATACTGATTGTTAATGttatcgttgttgtcataagtaATGTCATTATTATAGTATTGGTTGTTATTGGTGGTGGTGAACTCACTATCTATGAAGTTGGTATCATCAGTGTTATCCTGAGGGAAAGTTACATAAGCCACAGGGTTATAATTTTTAGGGAGGTACTTCTTGTTAGGAATAAGGCTATTGGTGGTGGTAGTTTTATACGATTGTTCCAAATTGGTGTTGGCACTGGTGGAAGCTTGTGGAAGTTGACTTGACTCTTTTTCATGACTATTAATGTTTGGACTATAAATACCATAGCCTTTTTCATTATCAGGCATGAAATTTGGTTCTTGATCTTTGTTTGGAATTGCTACATTTGTCTCTTTTTCAATATggccattgttgttgttggtggtgggaATTTTGTTGAAGAATTGGCTGTCTCTTGCATGGATTTGCAATGAAGATAAGAGAGTAATTAGGAGGAAGAAGAAAGATAAATGATTGGAAAAGAATGCCATGAAGATGGACAAGAATAAGAGAACGAGATGATGTCAATAAGTTGAATAGACGTGGCCAAGTTTTGGTAACTCGAAATGGTCACTCTCTTTATATAGAAATCCTTTTTGACACTTTTAAGTGTGTAGACACAGAGTACAAATAATGTTTTCATAATATTTGTGCTCTCTATATCTTTTTTAATTGGTTTGATATACTCTCTCCTTTCGTCTCATTTGTTTTTTAGTTTTTTGGATTGGGGCCATGGGGGTGAGGATGAGACAGTGAGACTGATTAATTCTATTATAAAAAATGCATTTGGGTGCTGTTTAGAAGTTTAATATCCAGTCCAAAGTTCAAAGCATTCTCTTATTGGAAAGGAACATGAGATGAAGGGTTTAGTTTGTCTTCGTGTGAGGGTAGTGTAGCATGGTTGATGCAGACCTTTTGTTGCATGCCATGTTCTTAAGCATTAGGCTTGAAAAATTATATTCAATGGCAGATTCATTTTAATTTTATGGGTTTGTATTGGGAAATTTCATCACACTCCATATCTAGATTTAGCTGGATCGAACATATCACTTGTACTTATCTTTACGAGACATATACTGAGTCTAAACCAAAACTATCGGACTCAGATGAACCTCAAGGAGGAGCCACATAAATCGAAGGGTGGTCAGTTGTTGACCACCCTTGGTCAGAAAATCTTATTGTGCATATagaaaattatattgtatatataagtcaaaaattactctctaatatatatatatatatatatatatatatatatatataatcttgaATAACCTTGAAGAAATTCCTGATTTTGCCATTATCCATAGCTTGTTGACTAGATCTGGCCTGAATATATCCATACCTCTCCACCTGCTGTGAGACGTGGTAGGGCAACATAAGGTAAAGTCTAGAGCTACATTCACACATGAATAGTTAGACTATTATCCACTTTAGTACATTATCCTGATACATCGAATATCCTTGTATATGTTTGGGACGTATGTGCAAAATTCTGTCATTCTAACTGACTCCAACAAACAGATCACTTGTAAACACTTCAAATTCATTAGTACTGTTATTTAACTTCTTAGACGTTTTTACCATTCAAAGTAAAAGTCTTTGAGCTTTCTCGATCCACGTAATATTCTGCCTCGTTACCTCAACAAACTAAGTTTACATCTATATAGGTAGAATGTGAGACGAGAAACATAAGACTACATATATAGTGGTGAAGCCAGGGTTATTCAAGATTTAACTTACGCATGCAGCATAATTTTCTATATACACAGTACAATGTTCCGATGAAGTATGTCTTTACCAGTGAAGTTAATCACGCTGATGCTAAGTATTCACAGTCTTCGATGGTTGCCTAACCACCCAACTTTGATAGTGGGAAAAAGGAAAGCACTTGGTTTATGAAATCCGTCGTTGGTTATCCCCATAGTAAAAGAATGAATTACCCCAGGACTAATCCGAAAGCAAGTTCCTACCAAGGGTTTCTCCATTCAAAGGGCTCGAATTTCAGACCTCTGGTTAAGGATGGAGAGATCTCATCCATCCCATACCTACTAGTGGTTTAGGAAGTGCACATATACCTACTTGGAGGATTGCTATTTAAGGGATAGCCGAAAACTATATAGTATTTAATGTTTAGCCAATTTAGAATCAACTTCAGTATGTGAAGTTGGTATATTGCTTGTGCAATTCGAAATTCAGATATTTCGGACTGAAATTAGGCTTGGACAGTCCCAACTTCAGACCTTGAACTACCAAGTCTAACTTCTAACAAAATGTCTGAAGCTGCATAGCCCTGATTAGAGTGATGCCCCTGTCACTGCTTCTGACAGAACTTAAATGACAACAATTGCACCTCTTCTAATTCTTCTTGCAGGTTTTTAGCAGCAAagttgaagaaaaagaagaagctgCAGAGAAGCAGACAGCGTTTATGTGAAGTTTGCCAACACCGGCTATACTTTTCTTAGTTGCATCAAGTAGCAAATGCTGAAGACATAGTTCGCAGAATCAAGCTATAATCGCTCAGGAATCCCCGCAAACATCAACAAGCATAATTTGAGGAACAGAAAATTGAGATATAACATTCGCCTATGTACTCATAGTAAATACTGTGACTAAGCTAGAAAAGATTATATATTGCAGAAACTAGGCAAATACTGAAGTAACAAGTCTCTCTTATAATTTCATTATAAAGAATAGACAATCTGATGCTACGAACACGCTACAAACCAGTTACTAAGATGGGACGTATATCATAAGCATAGAGTTTTGCTCAATTCTACTTGCAGTCTAAACAAAATTGATATTTTAACCACTGAACTCGCTGTACTTCTAAACTTATGCGGTTAAAAtctaatatttcttgaattttaGTTTTTGTTTTCCCAGTAAATATTTATATTCCATGTCAAaaactctaccctccccagaccccacttggtaggattataatgggtatgttgttgttgttgtcaaaaATATTAGGTTCAGTTGTCAAACCGATCGTTCAAAAGCTCCATCTGCCTCTGGGTATAACTATATGTCTATTGATTAGGATATGTTTGGATCTCTTGAGCCAATTCCTTTGTCAACTTGTCAGCGCGGTCATCTTGCCCACCTGCAAAACTATAGACTCTGAACGCGAACTGGAAGGCCTTCCATAGCAGTTTACGTGATCCCTTTTTGCGTCCATCATTTTTCGATCCACCTCTTCCGTCTTCCCTTGTCttttcttctctcctctcctgATTCGACATTCCggtatttattttaaaaaacgtTAAACAAATTATCAGGGCCAGCAATTTTACCAGAAGGTAAATACTTACCCACACCAGGTGTTTACACCAAACCAATGCAACTTACTATACTTAAAAGATTTAATGAAGTTAAAATATACATTAATTAACCATTTTAAGTGATAATTGTGTATGTTCCATCAGATGTCGTGCATTCATTAGTTTGGCATAAACACCCGGTACCGCAAATTTTTTACCCTTAATTACTGCATACTACATATTACTACATTCTACTAACCTTCATGACAAGTTCCATGCAGTTTGAGGAAACATCAACCATTAACTCTTTGATACGCACGAGGATGCCGAAATCAAAATGAATGTTATGGCTTATAAATTTCTTGGCTTCCTCGTCTTTTGTTCGTTCCAGTGTGTCGATTTCTACTTTCATCTACGTGACAGAACTATTTGTTAAGAGCTGTTGTTATAAGCAGCTGAGAAATGAGGGTATTTAGATTCAGGAACTTAGTAATTTTTACCTTGTTAAAGTAGCTCTCAGCTTTGTCAAGGTGTTCGCCAACAGGTGAGACTATGGGCCAATTTTTCAGAGTAGTAGCGATGGTGTCTAACTTGGAATATAATGCTGCTGCCATCCTCAGTTCTTCCAACTTTTTGGTAGGAAAATCTTCAAATCTTGCTAGCACCTGTAGCAAGAAAACTTTAAAGGCAACATTGTGATATGGAGATAATGGCAGAAATATGAAGAAAGTAGATATATATGAACCTGCGATTCATCGGTTAATTTCTCAAGGTGAGATTCTACATAGTCGTGGAATTTAATGAGCTCGGACATATCTGATGTTTTAAAAGAAGCAATGGCTGTGCTTATCTCCTTGATTGTTTTAGCGTAATTTTTAACATCCTCTTCAATTTGATGGAAATATGCTGACCTGATACAAACATTGCACattttaaaatataacttaaactTCTGAAAAATGCGATATCCCACCAAATAACAGGTGAGGCTTTTTAACAAGATTACCTCTTTGTCATCTCTGCTAATGCATCAGCCATTCCCTGTTTACCTCCTGCTGAGTTACCAACTTTTCCCATTCTGTGATGTAATTTACTATCTAAACTAGAGCCTTCAAGTTGGTTCTTGAGAAGTCGATAAAGATTACCCATTTGGGTTGATCTTTTCAATTTAGTGGCTGCTCTCTTAACtcgtaacacacccataaaccCTAGTGGTGGTGGAGGTGCAGGTCTTTTTCCCATTGGCATGGGTGGAGGTGGTGCTGGCACTGCTCCATTTGAAGCCATCGGTGGAGGTGGGGGTGGAGGTGTCATACCCTTTGATCCGATGGTAGGTGGTGGTGGAGGCGGAGGTGATATTACATTTCTGGATGTCATGGGAGGTGGCGTTGGATGAGGTGGAAGTGTTATTATATTTGATGTTGTATTAAGTGGCGATGGAGGTGGCGGTGGAGGAGGTGGAAGTGTTAGTATATTTGTTGTTGTCTGAGGTGGCGATGGAGGTGGCGGTGGAGGAGGTGGGAGTGTTATTATATTTGATGTTGTCTTAAGTGGCGAcggaggtggtggtggaggaggtggAAGTGTTATTATATTTGTTGTTGTCTTAGGTGGCGGTGGAGGAGGTGGAAGTGTTAGTATATTTGTTTTTGTCTTAGGTAGCGATGGAGGTGGCGGTGGAGGAGGTGGAAGTGTTAGTATATTTGTGTTTGTCTTAGGTAGCGATGGAGGTGGCGGTGGAGGAGGTGGAAGTGTTATTATTTTTGTCGTTGTCTTAGGTTGCGATGGAGGCGGGGGTGGAGGAGGTGGAAacgttattatattttctgttGTCTTAGGTTGTGATGGAGGTGGTGGAGGCACCATCATGGGATGTGAtgggggtggtggtggtggtggagacGGAGGTGCTATTACATTTCTGGATGTCATGGGAGGTGGTGGAGGTAGAAGTATTGTTACTATATTTGATGTTGCCTTTGGTGGCGACGTAGGTGGTGCAGGCGCCATCATGGGATGCGGTGGGGGTGGAGGCGGAGGTGTTACTATGTTTCCTGATGGCATTGGTGGTGATGGGGGCGGAGACGGAGGTGTTACTATGTTTCTTGATGTCAAAGGTGGTGACTTTATGACATTTGAAGATAATGTGGATGTTCCTCTATTTTCTGATACATTGTCCATATCAGTGAGTAGAATATCTGGTGAGTCCAACAATTCAAAATCTTGGCCAAATTCATAATCATCCCCTGCTTTCACTTCAGAACCTAGCTTTGCTTGTATTTCTGATTTCTGTTCACTAAAGTTGGTTGCTAGCTGAACAACATAATTTGGATCTTGAGCTATTGCATAAGGGAGCAAGTTGAAATAGAGGCGTTGTACATCAATAGGGTTTAGCTTCTCAGTTTCTTGAACCTTGAGTTTACTCTTCTGTGAAGCACTAGTTACTAGCTCGGAGAGGACTGAAGTTGGCGTAGGTGGAGGGCTTGAGAGGGAGGACTCGTTGCTCAAGTGGGTCTCTGACTGAGCCCTCCCTAATGCGTCGAATGGAGGACTTTCATCTCTCGTCTGGTCATCCTCGTCCATCAAATCAAACACCCTTTCAGTGGCTAGCTTAATCATCTCATCAAGCAATACCAACCCTGAATAGTAATTGTTGAAGATATAATTAAGTAGATAAATCGTCATATCTACAACACAATTCAACAATAGTACTCAGAGCAAAGAGGTGAATAAAAGAGGCGCAACATTTGCCATTAAGTGTCTATGTAACATTATGACGTACCATAACGCCTTAGATCGTTATGGAGTTGACTGTATTCCTCATTCAATCTCATTATGAATTCATCATCACGCGTCCATATTGCCCCGATTGATTTCAGAGTATCACAAAAGCATTGTAGTGCCTGATATATACATGATAATTTAGTGATCAAAGTTGGTCACGATCTGCAGTAGGTAAAAAACAGTTTGGTGTATAATACACAACTCAACGAGTAAATAGATAACCTGATCCATTCCTGCTCCATCAATATTTGACAATGGAATATCCGGACTGATGGAAGGGTACATTTTATGTAGATCCTTCAAGGTCAATATCAGTAGCTGTCAAAAAATATTCATAAGAGGAGTTAAAAAAACTTTGCCAATGTTCCTGTCTGAACGCTACAAGTACAGCAAACGTCTATTTGCGGAGGTTTTAGTGAAGAAGTTATTTTTACAACAACAttcccagtgtaatcccacaagtggggcctGGGGAAGGTGGGATGTACACATACCTTAACCcaacctttgtggggtagagaggcggAGAAGTTATTAGTAACTACTAAAAAACAGGAATTAGCGACGATTCTGCAGCTGAACAACAAAATCCGTCGCTAATCCTCCTTACCGATGGATTATCAAAACATTCTATTAGCTACGAGCAATTTAGCGATGAAGTTCGTATCtaatccatctttttttttttgtagtttaaCCTCCGCGA
Encoded here:
- the LOC132609323 gene encoding uncharacterized protein LOC132609323 → MAFFSNHLSFFFLLITLLSSLQIHARDSQFFNKIPTTNNNNGHIEKETNVAIPNKDQEPNFMPDNEKGYGIYSPNINSHEKESSQLPQASTSANTNLEQSYKTTTTNSLIPNKKYLPKNYNPVAYVTFPQDNTDDTNFIDSEFTTTNNNQYYNNDITYDNNDNINNQYYHGDNTYHHYYRGDSAYDDYDSNNNNNNQYYSSSRTYNDQYHNGGRAASKAINYVEPSLNSDSGDYYNNNNNQLQDLSESRLMDNGYTTNPTNTKSYPYNNNQQQINYYHYNGGNGNRVQHQSMSYTRDPYENSREFANFYANNELSNYNNNFVNYENEEDQFQDEEHKP
- the LOC132627163 gene encoding uncharacterized protein LOC132627163 — protein: MFFIIFFLLHCLNFIYSFIVAAHQFFSSEKSLSLIFITKKGAFFIRTCYYNWLQMQPGECPVVAPHFPPGKLSTFEENDMHETEKTSSIIVSKSYNASATKGSRVHNSCGVADNFVIMTALRSKTLTLRDLLDLSPCFGSASVNELLILTLKDLHKMYPSISPDIPLSNIDGAGMDQALQCFCDTLKSIGAIWTRDDEFIMRLNEEYSQLHNDLRRYGLVLLDEMIKLATERVFDLMDEDDQTRDESPPFDALGRAQSETHLSNESSLSSPPPTPTSVLSELVTSASQKSKLKVQETEKLNPIDVQRLYFNLLPYAIAQDPNYVVQLATNFSEQKSEIQAKLGSEVKAGDDYEFGQDFELLDSPDILLTDMDNVSENRGTSTLSSNVIKSPPLTSRNIVTPPSPPPSPPMPSGNIVTPPPPPPPHPMMAPAPPTSPPKATSNIVTILLPPPPPMTSRNVIAPPSPPPPPPPSHPMMVPPPPPSQPKTTENIITFPPPPPPPPSQPKTTTKIITLPPPPPPPPSLPKTNTNILTLPPPPPPPPSLPKTKTNILTLPPPPPPPKTTTNIITLPPPPPPPPSPLKTTSNIITLPPPPPPPPSPPQTTTNILTLPPPPPPPPSPLNTTSNIITLPPHPTPPPMTSRNVISPPPPPPPTIGSKGMTPPPPPPPMASNGAVPAPPPPMPMGKRPAPPPPLGFMGVLRVKRAATKLKRSTQMGNLYRLLKNQLEGSSLDSKLHHRMGKVGNSAGGKQGMADALAEMTKRSAYFHQIEEDVKNYAKTIKEISTAIASFKTSDMSELIKFHDYVESHLEKLTDESQVLARFEDFPTKKLEELRMAAALYSKLDTIATTLKNWPIVSPVGEHLDKAESYFNKMKVEIDTLERTKDEEAKKFISHNIHFDFGILVRIKELMVDVSSNCMELVMKERREEKTREDGRGGSKNDGRKKGSRKLLWKAFQFAFRVYSFAGGQDDRADKLTKELAQEIQTYPNQ